A genomic region of Gossypium hirsutum isolate 1008001.06 chromosome D01, Gossypium_hirsutum_v2.1, whole genome shotgun sequence contains the following coding sequences:
- the LOC107921770 gene encoding vacuolar-sorting receptor 4 isoform X5, whose product MELRTFHHHLLQVFMLLSLISNCYARFVVEKNSLTVTSPEKIKGTHDSAIGNFGIPQYGGSMAGVVVYPEENQKACKSFDDFWISFKSKPGSLPTFVLVDRGDQEKKKSELDRRKSKVVD is encoded by the exons ATGGAGCTACGAACAttccatcatcatcttcttcaagtgtttatgttattatctttgaTAAGCAATTGTTACGCGAGATTCGTGGTGGAAAAGAACAGCTTGACGGTAACATCGCCGGAGAAGATTAAAGGAACCCATGATAGTGCGATTGGGAACTTTGGGATACCTCAATATGGTGGAAGCATGGCTGGTGTTGTGGTTTACCCTGAAGAAAACCAAAAAGCTTGTAAAAGCTTTGATGACTTTTGGATTTCGTTTAAATCCAAGCCTGGTTCTCTTCCTACCTTTGTTTTGGTCGATCGTGGAG atcaagaaaagaagaaatcagaATTGGATCGGAGGAAGTCGAAAGTTGTTGA
- the LOC107921770 gene encoding vacuolar-sorting receptor 4 isoform X7: MELRTFHHHLLQVFMLLSLISNCYARFVVEKNSLTVTSPEKIKGTHDSAIGNFGIPQYGGSMAGVVVYPEENQKACKSFDDFWISFKSKPGSLPTFVLVDRGGPLF; encoded by the exons ATGGAGCTACGAACAttccatcatcatcttcttcaagtgtttatgttattatctttgaTAAGCAATTGTTACGCGAGATTCGTGGTGGAAAAGAACAGCTTGACGGTAACATCGCCGGAGAAGATTAAAGGAACCCATGATAGTGCGATTGGGAACTTTGGGATACCTCAATATGGTGGAAGCATGGCTGGTGTTGTGGTTTACCCTGAAGAAAACCAAAAAGCTTGTAAAAGCTTTGATGACTTTTGGATTTCGTTTAAATCCAAGCCTGGTTCTCTTCCTACCTTTGTTTTGGTCGATCGTGGAG GTCCACTCTTTTAG
- the LOC107921770 gene encoding vacuolar-sorting receptor 4 isoform X6, translated as MELRTFHHHLLQVFMLLSLISNCYARFVVEKNSLTVTSPEKIKGTHDSAIGNFGIPQYGGSMAGVVVYPEENQKACKSFDDFWISFKSKPGSLPTFVLVDRGGLNDEEFLCCFS; from the exons ATGGAGCTACGAACAttccatcatcatcttcttcaagtgtttatgttattatctttgaTAAGCAATTGTTACGCGAGATTCGTGGTGGAAAAGAACAGCTTGACGGTAACATCGCCGGAGAAGATTAAAGGAACCCATGATAGTGCGATTGGGAACTTTGGGATACCTCAATATGGTGGAAGCATGGCTGGTGTTGTGGTTTACCCTGAAGAAAACCAAAAAGCTTGTAAAAGCTTTGATGACTTTTGGATTTCGTTTAAATCCAAGCCTGGTTCTCTTCCTACCTTTGTTTTGGTCGATCGTGGAG GGTTGAACGATGAGGAATTTTTGTGTTGTTTTAGCTAA
- the LOC107921770 gene encoding vacuolar-sorting receptor 4 isoform X4, with amino-acid sequence MELRTFHHHLLQVFMLLSLISNCYARFVVEKNSLTVTSPEKIKGTHDSAIGNFGIPQYGGSMAGVVVYPEENQKACKSFDDFWISFKSKPGSLPTFVLVDRGDVETNGCLENNGGCWQDKTVNLTACRLLWQ; translated from the exons ATGGAGCTACGAACAttccatcatcatcttcttcaagtgtttatgttattatctttgaTAAGCAATTGTTACGCGAGATTCGTGGTGGAAAAGAACAGCTTGACGGTAACATCGCCGGAGAAGATTAAAGGAACCCATGATAGTGCGATTGGGAACTTTGGGATACCTCAATATGGTGGAAGCATGGCTGGTGTTGTGGTTTACCCTGAAGAAAACCAAAAAGCTTGTAAAAGCTTTGATGACTTTTGGATTTCGTTTAAATCCAAGCCTGGTTCTCTTCCTACCTTTGTTTTGGTCGATCGTGGAG ATGTGGAGACGAATGGATGCTTGGAAAATAATGGTGGTTGTTGGCAAGATAAAACAGTAAATCTCACAGCCTGCAGG TTGCTATGGCAATAG
- the LOC107921770 gene encoding vacuolar-sorting receptor 4 isoform X3, producing the protein MELRTFHHHLLQVFMLLSLISNCYARFVVEKNSLTVTSPEKIKGTHDSAIGNFGIPQYGGSMAGVVVYPEENQKACKSFDDFWISFKSKPGSLPTFVLVDRGVAMAIDVASWSSGLAIKLGKRSRKEEIRIGSEEVESC; encoded by the exons ATGGAGCTACGAACAttccatcatcatcttcttcaagtgtttatgttattatctttgaTAAGCAATTGTTACGCGAGATTCGTGGTGGAAAAGAACAGCTTGACGGTAACATCGCCGGAGAAGATTAAAGGAACCCATGATAGTGCGATTGGGAACTTTGGGATACCTCAATATGGTGGAAGCATGGCTGGTGTTGTGGTTTACCCTGAAGAAAACCAAAAAGCTTGTAAAAGCTTTGATGACTTTTGGATTTCGTTTAAATCCAAGCCTGGTTCTCTTCCTACCTTTGTTTTGGTCGATCGTGGAG TTGCTATGGCAATAGATGTAGCATCCTGGAGCTCAGGCTTGGCGATCAAGTTGGGTAaaag atcaagaaaagaagaaatcagaATTGGATCGGAGGAAGTCGAAAGTTGTTGA